From Microbacterium rhizosphaerae:
GTGTCCGGGCGCTGCGACCGATCCCGTTTGCGATGGGACGGCGCGTGCGCACCCTCCTCGCCGGGTGTGCGGTCAGCGGGAGCATCGGTCATCGGCGCGCCTCAGACCTCCAGCAGTTCGGCTTCTTTGCGCTTGAGCGCCTCGTCGATCTCGTCGACGTGGGAGCGGGTGACGGCGTCGAGCTCTTTCTCGGCACGCGTCAGCTCGTCGTCGCCGACCTCGCCCTTCAGCGCATCGAGGTCGTCCTTCGCCTTGCGACGGATGCCACGCACGTGCACCTTCGCGTCCTCGCCCTTGCTCCGGACGATCTTCACGAACTCCTTGCGGCGCTCCGCGGTGAGCTCCGGAAGCGTGACGCGCACGAGGGCGCCGTCGTTCGTGGGGTTCGCACCGAGGTTCGGCATGTCGCGGATCGCCTGCTCGATCGCCTTCAGCGCCGACTTGTCGTACGGGTTGACGACGAGCGTGCGCGCCTCGGGGTTGCTCAGGGAGGCGAGCTGCGCCAGCGGTGTCGGCGAGCCGTAGTAGTCGACCATGACCTTCTGGAACATCTGCGGGTTCGCGCGGCCCGTGCGGACGGTCGCGAAGTCCTCCTTCGCGGCCTCCACTGCCCGATCCATGCGGGTTGCGGTCTCGGACAGGACGTCGGCGATCACGGGGGCTCCATTCGATCCAGAGGTTCACATCAGTCTAGTCGGCGCGCCCCGCGCGGCCGCGGACGGCGGTCGCCGCGTCACGCGGTCGATCAGGCGGTGACGAGCGTCCCGATGCGCTCGCCGAGCAGCGCCCGCGTGACGTTGCCCGCGGGCTCCATGCCGAACACGCGCATATCCATCTTGTTGTCCATGCACAGGCTGAACGCGGTCGAGTCGACGACGCGGAGACCGCGCTGAAGGGCCTCGAGGTAGGTGATCGTATCGATCTTCGTGGCGGATGCATCCGTCTTCGGGTCGGCCGTGTACACGCCGTCGACGCCGTTCTTGGCGACGAGGACCTCGTCGGCGTCGATCTCGAGGGCCCGCTGCGCGGCGACCGTGTCGGTCGAGAAGTACGGGAGTCCGGCGCCCGCGCCGAAGATGACGACGCGGCCCTTCTCCATGTGACGTTCGGCGCGGCGCGGGATATACGGCTCGGCGACCTGCGTCATGGAGATGGCGGACTGCACGCGGGTCGCGGCACCCGCCTGCTCGAGGAAGTCCTGAAGGGCGAGCGCGTTCATGACGGTGCCGAGCATGCCCATGTAGTCGGCACGCCCCCGGTCCATGCCGCGCTGCTGCAGTTCGGCGCCGCGGAAGAAGTTCCCGCCGCCGACCACGATGGCGATCTCGACCTGATCGACCGCGGCCGCGATCTCACGCGCGATCTGACCGACGACATCGGGGTTCACGCCCAGCTGTCCGGCCCCGAAGGCTTCGCCGGAGAGCTTCAGGAGGACGCGGCGGCGCCCGGTGTTCTCGGTGATCACGTGTTGTTCCTCTCGTCGCGAGTCAAAATCTACATGCCAAGGGCCCGCACCGAGCAGGTGCGGGCCCTGGGGGGATGACTACGCGCCGACCTTGAAGCGGGCGAAGTCGGTCACCGTGATGCCGGCGTCCTTCGCGACCTGCGCAACGGACAGCTTGTTGTCCTTCGCGTAGTCCTGGTCGAGCAGAGCGACCTGCTTGAAGAACGCGTTCACGCGACCCTCGACGATCTTCGGGAGCGCGGCCTCCGGCTTGCCCTCGTTGCGCGAGATCTCGGTGACGATCTCGCGCTCCTTCTCCACGTCCGCCTCGGGCACGTCGTCCCGGGAGAGGTAGGTCGGGTTCGCGAACGAGATGTGCTGCGCGATGCTGCGAGCGGTCTCCGCGTCGTCACCCGAGTAGGCGACCACGACGCCGACCTGCGGCGGCAGGTCCTTGCTCGTGCGGTGCAGGTACACCTGGAAGTTGTCACCGGTCAGGGTGCGCACACGGCGCAGCTCGACCTTCTCGCCGAGGATCGCGGCCTCGTCCGAGATGAGCTGGCCGACGGTCTGCGAGCCGGCGGGGGCGTCCAACCCGGCCTCGGCCGAGTCCGCGGCGACCGCGGCGACGGCGTCGGCGACCTTGTCGGCGAGGGCGATGAACTTCTCGTTCTTCGCGACGAAGTCGGTCTCGGTGTTCAGCTCGATGAGCGTGACCTTGCCGTCGCTCTCGCGGGCGGCGACCAGACCCTCGCTCGTCGAGCGGTCGGCACGCTTCGCGTTGCCCTTCGCGCCCTTGAGGCGGAGGATCTCGACGGCCTTGTCCATGTCGCCGTCGGCCTCTTCGAGGGCCTTCTTCGTGTCGACCATGCCCGTGCCGAGCTGCTCGCGGAGAGCCTTGATGTCGGCGATGGTGAAGTTTGCCATGGGTGGCGGCTCCTTGTTCGTGTCAGTTCTCATGGATGCCGCGGCGGAGCCGTCCTGAGACGACTCCGCCGGGCGAAAGACGGGTTGAGGGGTTCGATCAGGCCTCGGTGCTCTCGGCCTCGGCGGCGAGCTCCTCGGCGACGATCTCGTCGGCGATGGCCTCGGCAGCGAGCTCCTCGGCGATCTCCTCCGCCACGACCGCCTCGACGGCCAGCTCCTCGGCGGCCTCCTCGTCGCCCGCCTCGGCGGCGGCGATGGCCTCGGCGGCCAGCTCCTCGGCGACCTCTTCGGCCACGACGGCCTCGGTGGCGAGCTCGACGGCGTCGGCCTCGGCGGCAGCGGCGCCCTGCTCCAGCAGCTCGCGCTCCCACTCGGCCAGCGGCTCGGCCTGGGTCTCGTCGGTGGCCGGCTGGTGGCGCTGGATGAGGCCCTCGGCGGCGGCGTCGGCGATGATGCGGGTCAGCAGCGAGACGGAGCGGATCGCGTCGTCGTTGCCGGGGATCGGGTACTGGAACTCGTCCGGGTCGGCGTTCGTGTCGAGGATGCCGATCACGGGGATGCCGAGCTTCTTGGCCTCGTCGATGGCGAGGTGCTCGCGCTTGGCGTCGACGACCCACAGTGCCGAGGGGGTCTTCTGCAGGTTGCGGATGCCGCCGAGCGACTTGTGCAGCTTGTCGAGCTCACGACGCTTGAGCAGGAGCTCCTTCTTGGTGAAGCCGCTCGCAGCCGGGTCTTCGAAGTCGAGCTCCTCGAGCTCCTTCATGCGCGCGAGGCGCTTGCTGACCGTGCTGAAGTTGGTGAGCAGACCACCGAGCCAGCGCTGGTTGACGTACGGCTGGCCCACGCGGGTCGCCTGCTCCGCGAGCACCTCCTGCGCCTGCTTCTTCGTGCCGACGAAGAGGATGGTGCCACCGTGGGCGACCGTCTCCTTGACGAACTCGTAGGCCTTGTCGATGTAGGCCAGCGACTGCTGGAGGTCGATGATGTGGATGCCGCTGCGCTCCGTGAGGATGAAGCGCTTGACCTTCGGGTTCCACCGGCGGGTCTGGTGTCCGAAGTGGACGCCGCTGTCGAGCAGCTGGCGAATGGTGACGACGGCCATGGCCGTTCTCCTGTTCCGGCGCCTCGCGGCGCCCTGTTCGGTTCTTCGCGACGATCGGCGATCGCCACGCCTGGCGCCCGGCGCACTCCCACCCGCAGCAATGCTGGGGACCGTGGGGAGTGGATGCCGTCCGATGCGGGTTCCGCTCGGACTCTGGGCACGCGGAGTCACCCCGACGAGCGGGATGCACGACAAGTGTATCAGTCGAGGGTGGCGGGCATGATTCTCTCCACTTCCCTGGTCGCGTGCTCCGCATCCACCGCTCGCGAGCGGACGGATCCGTCCCCGGCCGGCGACGAGGAGGATCGCGTGATGACACCGCTCGTCCGAGGCCTCGTCCTCGCCGTCGTCACGATCGGACTGGTCGCCGTTCCCGGCGGTGCGGCGGCATCGTCGGCCGCGATGGCAGCGCGGGCGCCGTCCGGCGGTCCCACGGCGCACGGATGGCTCTGGCCTGTACACGGTGCGCGGATCGCAACGCCCTACGCCGCGCCCGCGCAGGCGTACGGTCCCGGTCACCGCGGTGTCGACCTCGAGCCGCGGGGCGGCGACGCACACGTCCGGAGCCCGGCGGACGGCGTCGTGGCGTTCTCCGGCATGATCGCGGGGCGAGGGATCCTGACGATCGACCACGGCGGCGGGCTCGTCACCACCCTCGAGCCGATCACGTCGGAGCTCCACCCGGGGGACGCCGTGAGCGGCGGCGAAGAGGTCGGTGAGATCTCGCTGGGCGGGCATGCGCCCGCGGCGGCGATCCACTTCGGAGTGCGGCTGAACGGCGAGTACATCAATCCCCTGCTGCTGCTGGGAGGCGTGCCGAGGGCGATCCTGCTGCCTTGCTGCGAGTAGTGGCGCCGTCAGGCCCGCGGATGCGCGAGCTTGTAGGCGGCGGCAAGCCGCTCGCTCGAGACGTGGGTGTAGATCTGCGTGGTGCCGAGGCTCGCGTGTCCGAGCAGTTCCTGCACGCTCCTGAGGTCGGCGCCGCCGTCGAGCAGGTGGGTGGCCGCCGAGTGGCGCAGCAGGTGCGGACCGACGGCGGCCGATCCGACGACGGGACCGATCACGCGCGTGACGAGGTCGTAGACGGCCCGCGGTGACATGCGGCGGCCGCGCGCTCCGAGGAACAGCGCTCGCCCGTCCGTGCGCCGCACGTCGCCCTCGACGCGGGCGGCGAGCGTCGGTCGCCCTCGCGCGAGATACGCGTCGAGCGCCTGGGCTGCCGGCATCCCGTACGGCACGACCCTTTCCTTCGAACCCTTGCCGAGCACCCGCGCCGTGGCGCGCCCGCGGTCGAGGTCGTCGATATCGAGACCGCAGAGCTCCGAGACGCGCACTCCCGTGGCATACAGCAGCTCGAGGATCGCGTGATCGCGCAGGGCGACCGCATCCCCGTCCTGCGCCGTGCGGGCGAGCGCGTCGAGTGCGGCGCCGACTCCCTCGGTCGTGGCGACCTTGGGCAGCGGCCGGCTGCGCTTCGGTGCGACGAGTCGGAGAGAGGGATCGGATGCCAGGAGCTCCTGTTCGAGGGCCCAGCCGAAGAAACCCCGTGCGGCCGCAGCGCGGCGCGCGATGGACGAGCGCGCGTCGCCGTGCTTCGCGCGCTCCCAGAGCCAGGACCGCAGGTGCTCGAGGTCGATGTCCTCCAGCGGAACCCCCGCTGTCGCCGCGGCCAGGCCCGCGAGGTCGGATCGATACGCCCGAACGGTCGCGGGCGACAGGCGCCGCACGTCGGCGAGATACGCCGTGTAGCGGTCGACGGCGGCCATGAGCTCCATGGGTCCATCCTGCGACCCGCCCGCCGGGTGCGCGGCGGGGCGCGCGGCGATTCCCCGGCCTGATGAGGCCCTCCGTCGAGCACCGTGCCGTCGCCGCGGCGGCCGAGCGGACCACGCATCGCTCAACCGCTCGGGACGAGCCTCCGCCAGCCGGCGGCATCCGCCTCGGCTTCCCCGTCCAGGCGCATGAGGCCGAGATGCAGCGTGACGTCGTCTACCGCCATGCCGCTGCGCCGCGCGATCTCGTCCACCGTGCGACCATTGCGCAAGCTCAGCGCGTCGCCGACGCGAGTCCTGTCGTCCGTCCGCGGCCGCCGATCCCCGGCGGAGGGGGTCTGGCCCGAGCCGTCCGGGGACGGCATCAGGAATAGCCCGTCGCCCTCGAGCAGCTCGAGGACGTCGCCCGCCCCGGTGATGCATCGCACATCCCTGTCGGAGTCGCGAAGCAGGCGGTGACACCCCGCGGAAGCGGGGCTCGTGACAGGACCCGGGACCGCCCCGACCGCCCGGCACAGATCGGTGGCGTGGTTCACCGTGTTCAGCGCGCCACTGCGCCACCCCGCCTCGACGACCACGGTGGCATCGGAGACCGCCGCGATGAGACGATTCCGTGCCAGGAAGCGCCACTTCGTCGGAGCCCCGCCGCAGGGAACCTCGCTGACCACGACTCCGGATCGCGCGATGCGCTCCAGGAGCTCGAAGTGACCCGCCGGGTACGGTCGCTCGACCCCGCCGGCGAGGAAGGCGGCGGTCACGCCACCTGCATCGAGCGCGGCCCGATGGGCGGCCCCGTCGATGCCGTAGGCCGCCCCGGACACCACCGCGACGCCGCGGCCCGCGAGCTCGGATGCGAGCTCTCGCGCCACGTGCTCCCCGTACGCCGTCGCGGCGCGGGCGCCCACCAGCGCGACCGCGGGGTGCAGCCGGGTCAGCGCTTCGCGCTCGCCGCGGATCCAGAGGCACGCCGGAGCGTTGTCGCCGAGATCGTCGAGGCCCCGGGGCCACCACGGATCGCCGGGGGCGACGAGGCCGACCGCATTCCGGCGGGCGATCTCGAACGGCGCGTCGAGCTCCTCCTGGACGAGCCGCGGACGCCAGCGCTTCACGGCGTCGTGCCAGTCCCTCTCCCTCACCCCCGCGGCCTCGCGGCCGTCGTCGCCGGCGAGCACCAGCTGCAGGGCCGACACCGCGCCGAGCGCTGCGACGAGCGATCCGGCGACGCGGTCCCCCGCTTCGGCGATCGCGCTCCACAGGGCGGCCGCGTAGACCTCCTCGTGATCACGGGAACCCGCAGCGACGAGCGGCGCGACGAGCGAGCGAGCGCGAGAGGAGGAGAAGGTGGGACGGGTCATGTGCGGATTCCCTTCTTGAGGAACAGGGCGCGGCCGATGTCGTCGATCGCGAGTCGGTCGCGGCCGTCGAGCGCAGCGGCGCTCCAGGCGAGGCGCAGGACGCGGTCGTAGCCGCGCAGCGTGAGAGAACCGCGGGCCAGGGCGTTGTCGAGGGGGCGCCGCACCGCGGGCGGCGGCGCGTACGGCCCCTGCCGCAGCCACGTGCCGGAGACGTGGGCGTTCAGGCGCCACGGCGTGTCACGCAGCAGGGAAGCCGTCCGCGCCCGGGCTTCGCTCACCCGATCGCGGGCCGTCGCCGTCGTGACACCGGAGGAGCCGCGCGCCGTGTGCGCGACGGACACGCGGGTCATCGCGAGCTCGATGTCGACGCGGTCGAGCAGTGGTCCGGAGAGCCTGCTGTGGTAACGACGGATGGCGAAGGGCGCGCACGTGCAGCTGCCGCCGCGCACGCCGTAGTCGCCGCACGGACACGGGTTGGTGGCGAGCACCAGCTGGAAGCGAGCCGGGAACTCGGCGCTGAGCCCGGAGCGATGGATGACGATCGACCCGTTCTCGAGGGGCTGCCGGAGCGCGTCGAGCGCGCTGCTCGCGAACTCGCCCGCCTCATCGAGGAACAGGACGCCTTCCGTCGCGCGCGCGATGGCGCCCGGCCGGATGATCTTCGATCCGCCGCCGACGAGAGCGGCGACGCTGGCCGTGTGGTGCGGAGCTTCGAACGGCGGGGTGCGGGAGAGGTCGGTCACGGGATCGCCGGACAGCGACCGGACGGAGGCGACGGCCAGGGCCGCTTCGTCTTCGAGGGGAGGGAGGATGCCGGGCAGGCGCCGAGCCAGCATCGTCTTGCCCGCGCCCGGCGGTCCGCTCATCATGATGTGGTGTCCGCCGGCGGCCGCCACCTGCAGTGCTTCGACGGCCTCGGGCTGCCCGATCACGTCGGCCAGGTCGAGCGATTCGCTCTCCGCGACCGGAACCGGAGCCGCGCCCAGCGCTACGGGCTCGACCTCCGGCACCTCGACGCTCGCACCGTGGAAGCGGGCGGCCTCGGCGAGCGACCCGGCGCCGATCACGCGGATGCCGTCCACGAGCTCGGCCTCGCGCCGGTTGGACTCCGGCACCACGACCCTGTCGAATCCCGCCCGCGCGGCCGCCAGAACGGCAGGGAGCACGCCGGGCACCGGGCGCAGGCGCCCGTCGAGGCCGAGCTCGCCCAGGTGGACCGTCGCGGCGACGGAGGCGGCATCCATGATCCCCTCCGTCGCCAGCGATGCGATCGCGATGGCGAGGTCGAAGCCCGACCCCTGCTTGGGCAGGCTCGCCGGCGAGAGGTTCACGGTCAGCCGACGGCGCGGGAGCGGGAGCTCGCTGTTGTCGCAGGCGTTGCGCACGCGCTGCACCGCCTCTCCGAGCGCCTTGTCGGGAAGGCCGATCAGCCGGAAGTCGGGCGTCTGCTTGGTCAGGTCGGCCTCGACCTCGACGATCGCGCCGTCGATTCCGGTCAGAGCGACCGACCAGGTGCGCGCGACGCTCACCACAGATCCTCGAGGTGCACGAGGGCGGCAGACGCCGGATCGGGACCGGTGATCGCGATCGCATCGAGGCGAAGCTCGCCCGCCGATTCGGGATGCGCCTGCCGCCACGCCATGGCGAGCCGCCACAGCCGGGCGCGCTTGCGCGCGTCGACAGCCTCGAGCGGATCGCCGAACAGGTCGCCCCGGCGGGTCTTCACCTCCACGACGGCGATCGCCCCGCCGCGCTCGGCGACGATGTCGATCTCACCGCCACGGGTGCGCCAGTTGCGGTCGAGGATGCGGTAGCCCGTCGCTTCGAGATGCGCGGCTGCGCGGTCCTCGCCCGCGCGCCCCAGGTCGTCCTTCGCTGCCATGACGGCCATGCTGGCCGGTCGGCGACGGGTCGGACCCGCGCGCCGAATCGGATGTCAGCAACCGGCGGCGACCCCGGGACGGGGAGGAGACGTCAGCTGTCGAGCGAGAGCTCTTCAGGCAGGTGGAAGTCACGGCGCGACAGCTCCTCGACGTTGACGTCCTTGAACGTCAGCACCCGCACGGACTTCACGAACCGGTCGGCGCGGTAGATGTCCCACACCCACACGTCGGTCATGGAGATCTCGAAGTAGAAGTCGTGCTCCGTATCGCGGCGGACGACATTGACCTCGTTCGCCAGGTAGAACCGGCGCTCGGTCTCGATCACGTACTGGAACTGCGAGACGACGTCCCGGTACTCCTTGTAGAGCGCCAGCTCGAGTTCACGGTCGTAGTCGTCGAAATCCTCGTCCATGGTCTGTCCATCCTACGGCGACGCGAACGCGCGCGACGCTCCGCACGAGCGCCCGCGCTCAGAACAGCGTGGGCGCATCCGCGATCGCCCAGGATGCCCGGTGGTGGTCGCTGAGCCCGTGCACGCGGATCGCCTCGCGGTGGTCGACGCTGGCGTACCCCTTGTTGCGGTCCCAGCCGTAGACGGGCACGTGGACATGCAGCTCGCGCATGTGATCGTCGCGCGCCACCTTGGCAATGACGGATGCCGCCGCCGCGCTCGCGCAGTCGCGGTCGGCCTTGACGATCGAGTGCACGGTGAGACCGGTCGCGCCGGCCGGGGTGATGTAGTCGTAGTTGCCGTCCAGGAGCACGACGGCGTCCTCGGGGACGACGCCCTGTGCGCGCAGCTCGGCGAGGGCCCGGATCGCCGCGTTGCCGAGGGCCCGCATGATGCCGACCTGGTCGATCTCGGCGGCGCTGGCCCAGCCGACGGCGCTCGCGCCGACCCAGGCGGCCGCGCGCGCGGCGACCTCGGGCCTGCGCATCTCGGGCACGAGCTTCGAATCCCGCAGGCCCGGGGGCACCCGCTTGCGGGCGCGCGCCGCATCCACCGCCGTCGCGCCGACCGCGACAGGACCGGCCAGCGCGCCGCGACCGACCTCGTCGCACGCGATCACGAGCGCGTGCTCGCGCAGCAGGCGCCGCTCGACGGTGAGGCGGGGCTCGACGACGGTCATCATGTCGAGGCCAGCTTAGGGGGACGGCCTCGGGCTCGCACTCGGGGACGGGACGGACGCGAAGACCTCGTGATGGAAGTCGATGAGGCCGAATCTGTCGAACGGCCACGTTATGACGAAGGCGCGGCCGACGACGTTGTCCACGGGGACGAACCCCTTGCCGGGCTGGTCGAGGTGATATCGGGAGTCCTGGGAGCGGTCGCGGTTGTCGCCGAGCACCCACAGGGAGTCCTTCGGCACCACGACATCGAACGGGACCGGCCGCGGCACGGTCTCGCCCGGCGACAGCTTGACGTAGACGGACTCGTCGAGCGGCGTCCCGTTCACGGTGATCTGACCGAGCGCGTTGCAGCAGACGACGTGGTCGCCGGCCACGCCGATGACGCGCTTGATGAGGTGGTCGTCGCTGTCGGGGGCGGAGAGCCCGACGAGCGAGAGCAGCCAGTCCCCCGCCTCCACGATGAACGGACGGGCCGGTGCGGTCGACGGCGGAAGCCAGCCGCCCGGATCGCGGAACACGACGACGTCTCCGCGCTGGTAGCCGCCCACGTGCGGCGTGATCTCATCGACGAGGATGCGGTCCTGGATCTGGAGGGTGTCCTCCATCGACGCCGACGGGATGTAGAACGAGCGGACGAGGAACGTCTTGACGACCAGCGAGACGAGGATCGCGACCGCGACGATGACGACGATGTCGCGCAGGAGCGAGACCCAGCCGCGCTTGCGCACCGCAGCGGAAGACGAGCGGCTCGCCGGTGCGGGCGTCGCGGCGGACTCAGCCGAGTTCTCGGTCGTCATGGCATCCTTCGTGCATGCGGCGGCGGTCGCGCAGCCAGCCTCTCAAGCGTCCCACATCCATCGGCGCGCGACGCACCGCGCCGGCCCCCATCCGGCTGTGAAGCGGCTAGGAACGACGAACGCCCCGGCTGTGCCGGGGCGTTCGTGGAGACCGACTCAGGAGTGGTCGCGCTTCTCCTTGATCTTGGCCTTCTTGCCGCGGAGGCTGCGCAGGTAGTAGAGCTTCGCGCGACGGACGTCACCGCGCGTCACGAGCTCGATGTGGTCGATCACCGGGCTGTGCACCGGGAAGGTACGCTCGACGCCCACCTGGAAGCTGATCTTGCGGACCGTGAAGGTCTCGCGCACACCGTCGCCGGAGCGGCCGATGACGACGCCCTGGAAGACCTGGATGCGGGAGCGGTTGCCCTCGGTGATGTTGACGTGCACCTTGACGGTGTCGCCGGGGGCGAAGTCGGGGATGTCCGAGCGGAGCGAAGCCGCGTCGACGGCGTCGAGGATCTGCATGATCGATCACTTCCTGCACCCGCCACAGGTCGGCTGCGAGATTCGTATGGGAAAGGATTCGTGTGCCCGGCGCCGCCGGCTTCGCCTGGCGGCTGTATTCCCCTGAGGCAGAACCTTTCAGGGCACAAGCATCCATTCTGCCATGGATGCCGCGCACGGCAAAAACGCTACGGAGCCGTCGGCTTCTTGCCCTCGGTGATGACGATGATGTCGGGCTCCGCCCGCAGGTCGTCCGCCGTCGTCGAGGGCCGCTCGGCGGCGATGAAGCCCACGCCGGCGCGGGTGTACTGGACGATGCCCGCGGGCCGGGCCTCGCGCCAGAGCTCCCAGAGGACGAGCCAGAAGAGTCCGACGAAGACGGCGATCGTGAGGACGAACACCGGCGCCCACCATGCGGGGTTGTAGAAGCCGAGGGCGATCGTCAGGCAATGCCAGACCGTGAATCCCAGGACGTCCCACCACGAGATCGCGCGCTGCGCCCGCACCGTGCCCCGCGCACGCACGAGGAGCGTGAGGACGAGCTCGCCGATCAGCACCGACGGGATCGCGAGGAACAGCACCCAGAGGAAGGCCCACCCGCCCGCATTGAAGACGCCCCAGCCGACGAGCAGCCACAGCGGCAGCAGGAAGGCGGCGGGGATCAGCCACCCGAAGAACGCACGCCGCAGCCACATGCCTTAGATGGTACGCCGGACCGGTCCTGCGCGGACCCGGTGCAGCGCGGCGCGGGGCATCCTCACAGCGAGGGGGCATCGCATCCGCGAGAATGAAGACAGAACGGAAGGAAACCGATGATCGAGCTGCGCACCCCCGCCGAGATCGAGCAGATGCGACCCGCGGGCCGCTTCGTGGCCGAGACGCTCGCCACCCTGCGCGACGAGACGAAGGTGGGCACCAATCTGCTCGCGATCGACCGCCGCGCGCACGATCTCATCCGCCGCGCCGGCGCGGAGTCCTGCTACATCGACTACCACCCGTCCTTCGGCGCCAGCCCGTTCGGCAAAGTCATCTGCACCTCCATCAACGACGCGGTGCTGCACGGACTCCCCCACGACTACACGCTGCGCGACGGCGACCTCGTCTCGCTCGACTTCGCGGCGTCGGTGGACGGCTGGGTCGCCGACTCCGCCGTCTCGTTCATCGTCGGCACGCCACGCGACGAAGACCTGCGCCTCATCGACACGACGCAGCGGGCGCTCGCCGCGGCGATCGCCGCCGCCACGGTGGGCCATCGGATCGGAGACCTGTCCGCCGCCATCGCCGCCGTGTCGCACGGCGAGGGCTACGAGATCAACACCGACTTCGGCGGCCACGGCGTCGGCCGGGTCATGCACGGCGACCCGCACGTGCCCAACGACGGCAAGGCCGGGCGCGGCTACCCGCTGCGGGCGGGTCTCGTGCTCGCGCTCGAGCCATGGCTGCTCGCGACGACCGACGAGCTCGTCACCGACCCCGACGGCTGGACGCTGCGGAGCGTGGACGGCTCCCGCGGGGCGCACTCCGAGCACACCGTCGCGATCACCGACGACGGCCCCATCGTCCTCACCGACCGGTCCTGGCTCGGCGTCGACTGACCGTCGCCCCCCGCGTCAGGTGCGCGCCTCGGTCTTGGGGGCGTGCACGGGCGTCGTGACCGCGGCCAGAGCCGCGAGCGAGGCGGCCACCGAGTGGTCGGGCTCGACGTCGACGCGCGGGTGTTCGGAGAGCAGGATGAGCGACCGCGCCTCGAGCCGGATGTCGTCGCCCGGGCGGACGATCGCCGAATCGGCGCGATGACCGGCGGTGTCGATCACGATCTCCCAGTTCGGGCTGTATTCCACCTCGGGCACGTGGAAGTCGATGCCGTCGTCGCCGCCGTTGAACAGGATGATGAAATGTCGGTCGCGGATCGGCTCGCCGCGGCGGTCGCGCTCCTGGATGCCGAGCCCGTTGAGGAACACGCCGATCGCCCGGCCGAATCCGGAGTCCCAGTCCTCCGGCTGCATCAGGGTGCCGTCGGGCCGCAGCCACGCGATGTCCTGCACCGGTGCGCCCTCCTCGCGCCGCACGGGTCGCCCCTCGAAGAACCTGCGACGGCGGAAGGTGGGATGGTCGCGCCGCAGGCGCGCCATCGCCGCGGTGAACTCGAGCAGGGGTCTGTCGGCTGCCTCCCAGTCGACCCACGTGAGCTCGTTGTCCTGCGCGTACGCGTTGTTGTTGCCCTGCTGGGTGCGGCCGAGCTCGTCGCCGTGCAGCAGCATCGGCACGCCCTGGCTGAGCAGCAGCGTCGCGATGAAGTTGCGCTGCTGCCGCGCTCGATCCGTGAGCACGGCAGGGTCGTCCGTCGGCCCCTCGACACCGAAGTTCTCCGAGCGGTTGTCGTCGGCGCCGTCGTGGTTGTCCTCGCCGTTGGCCTCGTTGTGCTTCGAGACGTAGCTGACGAGGTCGCGCAGCGTGAAGCCGTCGTGCGCCGTGACGAAATTGACGGATGCCACCGGCCGGCGTCCCGAGTGCTCGTACAGGTCGCTCGACCCGGTCAGCCGTGAGGCGAACTCCCCCAGCGCCTGGGGCTCGCCGCGCCAGAAGTCGCGCACCGTGTCGCGGTACTTCCCGTTCCACTCGGTCCATTGCGGCGGGAAGTTGCCGACCTGGTATCCCCCGGGGCCGACGTCCCACGGCTCGGCGATGAGCTTCACCTGCGACACCACGGGATCCTGCTGCACGAGTTCGAAGAAGGTCGCCAGGCGGTCGACGTCGTAGAACTCGCGCGCGAGCGC
This genomic window contains:
- a CDS encoding MFS transporter permease, with protein sequence MWLRRAFFGWLIPAAFLLPLWLLVGWGVFNAGGWAFLWVLFLAIPSVLIGELVLTLLVRARGTVRAQRAISWWDVLGFTVWHCLTIALGFYNPAWWAPVFVLTIAVFVGLFWLVLWELWREARPAGIVQYTRAGVGFIAAERPSTTADDLRAEPDIIVITEGKKPTAP
- the map gene encoding type I methionyl aminopeptidase produces the protein MIELRTPAEIEQMRPAGRFVAETLATLRDETKVGTNLLAIDRRAHDLIRRAGAESCYIDYHPSFGASPFGKVICTSINDAVLHGLPHDYTLRDGDLVSLDFAASVDGWVADSAVSFIVGTPRDEDLRLIDTTQRALAAAIAAATVGHRIGDLSAAIAAVSHGEGYEINTDFGGHGVGRVMHGDPHVPNDGKAGRGYPLRAGLVLALEPWLLATTDELVTDPDGWTLRSVDGSRGAHSEHTVAITDDGPIVLTDRSWLGVD
- a CDS encoding DUF2469 family protein: MDEDFDDYDRELELALYKEYRDVVSQFQYVIETERRFYLANEVNVVRRDTEHDFYFEISMTDVWVWDIYRADRFVKSVRVLTFKDVNVEELSRRDFHLPEELSLDS
- the rplS gene encoding 50S ribosomal protein L19, encoding MQILDAVDAASLRSDIPDFAPGDTVKVHVNITEGNRSRIQVFQGVVIGRSGDGVRETFTVRKISFQVGVERTFPVHSPVIDHIELVTRGDVRRAKLYYLRSLRGKKAKIKEKRDHS
- a CDS encoding YifB family Mg chelatase-like AAA ATPase produces the protein MSVARTWSVALTGIDGAIVEVEADLTKQTPDFRLIGLPDKALGEAVQRVRNACDNSELPLPRRRLTVNLSPASLPKQGSGFDLAIAIASLATEGIMDAASVAATVHLGELGLDGRLRPVPGVLPAVLAAARAGFDRVVVPESNRREAELVDGIRVIGAGSLAEAARFHGASVEVPEVEPVALGAAPVPVAESESLDLADVIGQPEAVEALQVAAAGGHHIMMSGPPGAGKTMLARRLPGILPPLEDEAALAVASVRSLSGDPVTDLSRTPPFEAPHHTASVAALVGGGSKIIRPGAIARATEGVLFLDEAGEFASSALDALRQPLENGSIVIHRSGLSAEFPARFQLVLATNPCPCGDYGVRGGSCTCAPFAIRRYHSRLSGPLLDRVDIELAMTRVSVAHTARGSSGVTTATARDRVSEARARTASLLRDTPWRLNAHVSGTWLRQGPYAPPPAVRRPLDNALARGSLTLRGYDRVLRLAWSAAALDGRDRLAIDDIGRALFLKKGIRT
- the lepB gene encoding signal peptidase I; its protein translation is MTTENSAESAATPAPASRSSSAAVRKRGWVSLLRDIVVIVAVAILVSLVVKTFLVRSFYIPSASMEDTLQIQDRILVDEITPHVGGYQRGDVVVFRDPGGWLPPSTAPARPFIVEAGDWLLSLVGLSAPDSDDHLIKRVIGVAGDHVVCCNALGQITVNGTPLDESVYVKLSPGETVPRPVPFDVVVPKDSLWVLGDNRDRSQDSRYHLDQPGKGFVPVDNVVGRAFVITWPFDRFGLIDFHHEVFASVPSPSASPRPSP
- a CDS encoding YraN family protein codes for the protein MAAKDDLGRAGEDRAAAHLEATGYRILDRNWRTRGGEIDIVAERGGAIAVVEVKTRRGDLFGDPLEAVDARKRARLWRLAMAWRQAHPESAGELRLDAIAITGPDPASAALVHLEDLW
- a CDS encoding ribonuclease HII, with the translated sequence MTVVEPRLTVERRLLREHALVIACDEVGRGALAGPVAVGATAVDAARARKRVPPGLRDSKLVPEMRRPEVAARAAAWVGASAVGWASAAEIDQVGIMRALGNAAIRALAELRAQGVVPEDAVVLLDGNYDYITPAGATGLTVHSIVKADRDCASAAAASVIAKVARDDHMRELHVHVPVYGWDRNKGYASVDHREAIRVHGLSDHHRASWAIADAPTLF